Proteins found in one Maridesulfovibrio sp. genomic segment:
- a CDS encoding glycosyltransferase family 2 protein, with protein MIAATNNLSIKKIDSFLSAVKNSVPLWALGTEEISHQNGLINVFKQLSSATAPFAEISAGLSMLVWQQNPLNRSAAEKCMQLNASACPEALSRILHSLTSRTVPDIPLEDLDELLQAGDQALVVRHLFPLLRGQDGLSWLTHSWETLLRMGNAELPRTALDLINWDDDFYQLQQRLKVQYNFLYGSIDEAMHELHKLDYDIWSLWMDYMEAELLLRSGRTEEGTQKLAGLWKENIWNLNWGQKLHSLLNPISTERALDESDQVAILLYSWNNGELIKNTLKNVADSNIGNARIFALNNGSDDSTGQVINEAKGLFRQGCYDGTHLPVNVGAPAARNWLLAKPEVRKGKWAVFLDDDVELEANWLEELLATAQKYNNPGAVGCRITSTATPRSLQSADYHLFPPGDGVSQIEGLTEWIKIFDSCRNGLDYGQFSYTRPAIHVSGCCHMLNMKAVHECGDFDVRFNPTQFDDLERDLRASLGGFDHIYAGQLRIGHIQHSSLAKASNVRSMAQVFGNKIKLESKYSEHDLHTLFGKDLTMLWQDVERKWKELAETI; from the coding sequence ATGATTGCCGCTACTAATAATCTGAGCATCAAAAAAATTGATTCTTTCCTTTCGGCAGTAAAAAACTCAGTCCCTCTCTGGGCGCTGGGAACAGAAGAAATTTCTCACCAGAATGGTTTAATTAATGTTTTTAAGCAGCTTTCATCGGCAACAGCACCGTTTGCTGAAATCAGTGCCGGCCTGTCCATGCTGGTCTGGCAGCAGAATCCCCTAAACCGGAGCGCGGCGGAGAAATGCATGCAGCTCAATGCATCCGCATGCCCGGAAGCACTTAGCCGGATACTGCACAGCCTGACCTCGCGCACGGTACCGGATATACCGCTTGAGGACCTCGACGAACTGCTTCAGGCCGGCGATCAGGCACTCGTGGTGCGTCACCTTTTCCCCCTGCTGCGGGGACAGGACGGGCTAAGCTGGCTGACTCATTCTTGGGAGACCCTGCTACGCATGGGCAATGCGGAGCTACCGCGCACAGCTTTGGACCTGATCAACTGGGATGACGATTTTTACCAGTTACAGCAGCGTCTTAAGGTCCAGTACAATTTTTTATACGGCTCCATCGATGAGGCTATGCACGAGCTTCACAAACTTGATTATGACATCTGGTCCCTGTGGATGGATTACATGGAAGCGGAGCTTCTGCTGCGTTCCGGCAGGACCGAAGAAGGAACGCAAAAACTGGCCGGATTATGGAAAGAAAATATCTGGAACCTGAACTGGGGACAAAAGCTGCACAGCCTGCTGAATCCCATCAGCACCGAACGAGCACTTGATGAGTCAGATCAGGTAGCGATCCTGCTCTACTCTTGGAATAACGGGGAACTCATTAAAAACACCCTGAAAAACGTGGCTGACTCCAATATCGGGAACGCACGGATTTTTGCCTTGAACAACGGTTCTGACGACAGCACGGGACAAGTTATAAATGAGGCGAAAGGTCTTTTCAGGCAGGGCTGTTATGATGGAACACACCTACCGGTAAACGTAGGCGCCCCGGCGGCAAGAAACTGGCTGCTCGCAAAACCGGAAGTTCGAAAAGGCAAATGGGCTGTTTTTCTTGATGATGACGTGGAGCTGGAAGCAAACTGGCTGGAAGAGCTGCTGGCTACGGCGCAAAAATACAATAATCCCGGCGCCGTGGGCTGCCGGATAACTTCCACCGCCACTCCGCGCTCATTGCAGTCCGCGGATTACCATCTTTTTCCGCCCGGAGATGGCGTCTCGCAGATAGAAGGACTGACCGAATGGATCAAAATTTTTGACAGCTGCCGCAACGGGCTTGACTACGGACAATTTTCATACACCCGACCTGCCATACATGTTTCAGGATGCTGCCACATGCTGAACATGAAAGCGGTCCATGAATGCGGCGACTTCGACGTACGCTTCAATCCTACCCAGTTCGATGACCTTGAGCGTGACCTGAGAGCCTCACTCGGAGGCTTTGATCATATCTACGCCGGCCAGTTACGCATCGGGCACATTCAACATTCAAGCCTTGCCAAGGCATCCAACGTGCGTTCCATGGCTCAGGTTTTCGGCAACAAGATAAAACTTGAGAGCAAGTACAGCGAGCATGATCTGCATACCCTCTTCGGGAAGGATCTGACCATGCTCTGGCAGGATGTTGAACGTAAATGGAAAGAACTGGCTGAAACTATCTAG
- a CDS encoding L-threonylcarbamoyladenylate synthase: MSEQEAVNIIKTGGVLVYPTETLFAIGADAMDEKAANRVARIKGRPIFKPLPLIVGSIEQLDLVTDKISPEILELTRKFWPGPLSILVKARPELPSAVKDSRGYTSVRWTEHPLAASLCLKARTPLIATSANMSGKPPTGLASELDEELTVMVEGVFDEKPGPRGGEPSTVVEPLKGKRIKVYRAGVITREEIVRAGFTLVD, encoded by the coding sequence ATGAGTGAGCAGGAAGCTGTAAATATAATCAAGACCGGAGGAGTTCTGGTCTACCCCACGGAAACGCTTTTCGCCATAGGCGCTGACGCCATGGATGAAAAAGCGGCCAACCGTGTCGCGCGCATCAAAGGGCGTCCAATCTTTAAGCCTTTGCCATTGATTGTCGGCAGTATTGAGCAACTTGATCTGGTCACTGACAAAATTTCCCCTGAAATTTTAGAGCTTACCCGTAAATTCTGGCCTGGACCGCTTTCCATTCTGGTCAAGGCCCGTCCTGAACTACCTTCCGCAGTGAAGGACTCCAGAGGCTATACCTCCGTGCGTTGGACTGAACATCCATTAGCCGCGAGTCTGTGTTTAAAAGCCCGCACTCCGCTGATAGCCACCAGTGCCAACATGAGCGGAAAACCGCCAACCGGCCTTGCTTCTGAACTGGATGAAGAACTCACCGTGATGGTAGAGGGTGTTTTTGATGAAAAACCCGGGCCTAGGGGCGGTGAACCATCCACAGTGGTTGAACCGCTTAAAGGAAAACGTATTAAAGTATACCGGGCCGGGGTAATAACTCGTGAAGAGATTGTCCGTGCCGGATTCACTCTCGTGGATTAG